The following coding sequences lie in one Miscanthus floridulus cultivar M001 chromosome 9, ASM1932011v1, whole genome shotgun sequence genomic window:
- the LOC136483017 gene encoding putative calcium-binding protein CML19: MAVYASSEFSLVFSALDRGGDGKLSAPELRLCMKVALGEDVSAEEADHLVASPDADGNGLLSQEELLGLALAGTAAPEEEGGEQRRVLREAFGMYAIESEGCITPVSLKRMLGSHGSHQDVDECRAMICRFDLDGDGVLTFEEFKIIMDS, encoded by the coding sequence ATGGCGGTGTACGCATCATCCGAGTTCAGCCTGGTGTTCTCGGCGCTGgaccgcggcggcgacggcaagcTGTCGGCGCCCGAGCTGCGCCTCTGCATGAAGGTGGCTCTGGGCGAGGACGTGTCGGCGGAGGAGGCGGACCACCTGGTGGCGTCGCCGGACGCTGATGGCAACGGGCTGCTGAGCCAGGAGGAGCTCCTGGGGCTAGCGCTGGCGGGGACGGCGGcgccggaggaggagggcggcgagCAGCGGCGGGTGCTCAGGGAGGCGTTCGGGATGTACGCCATCGAAAGCGAAGGGTGCATCACGCCGGTGAGCCTGAAGCGGATGCTCGGCAGCCACGGCTCGCACCAGGACGTTGATGAGTGCAGGGCCATGATCTGCAGGTTTGATCTCGATGGCGATGGGGTGCTCACCTTTGAGGAATTCAAGATCATCATGGATTCATAG